Proteins found in one Aquibium microcysteis genomic segment:
- the treS gene encoding maltose alpha-D-glucosyltransferase, which translates to MKNGNNSMDGAIDRSQQDWYRDAIIYQVHVKAFQDSDGDGMGDFAGLMKRLDYIQELGVTAIWLLPFYPSPLRDDGYDIADYRSINPSYGTMRDFRAFVAEAHRRGLRVITELVINHTSDQHPWFQKARQARPGSAARDFYVWSDTDAKFPETRIIFLDTEKSNWTWDPVAGAFYWHRFYSHQPDLNFDNPRVLREVLKVMHMWLDMGVDGLRLDAIPYLVEREGTNNENLPETHEVLKKIRAELDAHYTDRMLLAEANQWPEDTRPYFGDGDECHMGFHFPLMPRIYMALAQEDRYPISDIIRQTPEIPEGCQWGIFLRNHDELTLEMVSDQERDYLWRTYAEDRRARINLGIRRRLAPLLQNDRRKIELLNSLLMSMPGTPIVYYGDELGMGDNYYLGDRDGVRTPMQWSPDLNAGFSRANPQQLFLPVIMDPIYGYQAVNAESQQRDPSSLLNWMRKLIQVRKQHTAFGRGTMTLLYPRNRKILAYVREHGDDRILCVANLSRQAQAVELDLSRFKGAVPIELNGRSPFPPIGDLPYLFTLPAFGFYWLLLADEAEAPRWHQQVPEMLPDFVTLTTRDGRVSTALTGSGGRLLESETLPQFLRLQRWFAGKDRTISSATLQPIAEIEGGRHLLAECRVDFGGEIQRYFMPLSARWGEDNIAFGAPTLSYTLAKLRQGPRLGALVDAAHDDGFGQAVLGAMKDGKDISVAGGTVRFDNNGRPDVYADAGTARPLGVEQSNVSVAFGDSIIFKIYRRLRDGVQPEVEMARFLTNVGGFAHMPAYLGSIEHQADGAEQTVLATAFEFVRNQGDAWDILSAALQRDLENEDMISSPASASDGEEEPFFFPLNLGGLLGRRTAGLHRALATDTDDEAFRVEPTSKTDVEGWVAAARADLDEALQALEGADRHGEAGEMIETVLSRRKHFEKRLTACLKHAPGGARSRVHGDYHLGQVLIAADDVVIIDFEGEPRRTIEERRAKSSPLVDVAGMLRSIDYLAADVVRLRGPLAIPADERARARAMRWRRETSLAFLDAYREAIAGCPTHVEDESFQRDLLALFQIQKAAYEVSYELANRPTWVDIPLRGLLDLLEATGAEA; encoded by the coding sequence ATGAAGAACGGCAACAACTCGATGGATGGCGCGATCGATCGCAGCCAGCAGGACTGGTATCGCGACGCAATCATCTACCAGGTCCATGTGAAGGCCTTCCAGGATTCCGATGGCGACGGGATGGGCGATTTCGCCGGCCTGATGAAGCGCCTCGACTACATCCAGGAACTGGGCGTAACCGCGATTTGGCTGCTGCCGTTCTACCCCTCGCCGCTGCGCGACGATGGCTACGACATCGCCGACTATCGTTCGATCAATCCGTCCTACGGCACCATGCGGGACTTTCGGGCCTTCGTGGCGGAGGCCCACCGGCGTGGGCTTCGGGTGATCACCGAACTCGTGATCAACCACACCTCCGACCAGCATCCGTGGTTCCAGAAGGCGCGGCAGGCCAGGCCGGGCTCCGCGGCGCGGGACTTCTACGTCTGGAGCGACACCGACGCCAAGTTCCCCGAGACCCGCATCATCTTCCTCGATACCGAGAAATCCAACTGGACCTGGGATCCGGTCGCCGGGGCCTTCTACTGGCATCGCTTCTACTCGCACCAGCCCGACCTAAACTTCGACAACCCGCGCGTCCTGCGGGAGGTGCTGAAGGTCATGCACATGTGGCTCGACATGGGGGTCGACGGCCTGCGGCTCGACGCGATTCCCTATCTGGTGGAACGCGAGGGCACCAACAACGAGAACCTGCCCGAGACGCATGAGGTCCTGAAGAAGATTCGCGCCGAACTCGACGCCCACTACACGGACCGGATGCTGCTGGCCGAGGCCAACCAGTGGCCGGAAGACACTCGGCCCTACTTCGGCGATGGCGACGAATGCCACATGGGATTCCACTTCCCGCTGATGCCCCGCATCTACATGGCGCTGGCGCAGGAAGACCGGTACCCGATCTCGGACATCATCCGGCAGACGCCGGAGATTCCGGAAGGCTGCCAGTGGGGCATCTTCCTGCGCAACCACGACGAGCTGACGCTCGAAATGGTGAGCGACCAGGAGCGCGACTATCTCTGGCGGACCTACGCGGAGGATCGCCGGGCCCGCATCAACCTCGGCATCCGCCGCCGGCTTGCGCCGCTCCTGCAGAACGACCGACGCAAGATCGAGCTCCTGAACTCGCTGCTGATGTCCATGCCGGGCACGCCGATCGTCTATTATGGCGACGAACTCGGCATGGGCGACAACTATTACCTCGGCGATCGCGACGGCGTCCGCACGCCGATGCAGTGGTCGCCCGATCTCAACGCCGGCTTCTCGCGGGCCAACCCGCAGCAGCTCTTCCTGCCGGTCATCATGGATCCGATCTATGGCTATCAGGCGGTCAACGCCGAGAGCCAGCAGCGGGACCCGTCTTCGCTGCTCAACTGGATGCGCAAGCTGATCCAGGTGCGCAAGCAGCACACCGCCTTCGGGCGCGGCACCATGACCCTGCTCTATCCGCGCAACCGCAAGATTCTCGCCTATGTTCGCGAGCATGGGGATGATCGCATCCTGTGCGTGGCGAACCTTTCGCGTCAGGCACAGGCCGTCGAACTCGATCTGTCGCGCTTCAAGGGGGCGGTGCCGATCGAACTCAACGGCCGCTCGCCCTTCCCGCCGATCGGCGACCTGCCCTATCTGTTCACCCTCCCGGCCTTCGGCTTCTACTGGCTGCTGCTGGCCGACGAGGCGGAGGCGCCGCGCTGGCACCAGCAGGTTCCCGAGATGCTCCCGGACTTCGTCACTCTCACCACGCGGGATGGTCGCGTCTCCACGGCGCTCACCGGCTCGGGCGGACGGCTGCTCGAATCCGAAACCCTGCCGCAGTTTCTTCGCTTGCAGCGCTGGTTCGCCGGCAAGGACCGGACGATCAGTTCGGCCACCCTCCAGCCGATCGCCGAGATCGAAGGCGGCCGTCACCTGCTGGCGGAATGCCGTGTCGACTTCGGCGGGGAGATCCAGCGCTACTTCATGCCGCTCTCCGCCCGCTGGGGTGAGGACAACATCGCCTTCGGCGCGCCGACCCTGTCCTATACGCTTGCCAAGCTCCGTCAGGGGCCGCGTCTCGGGGCCCTCGTCGATGCCGCCCATGACGACGGCTTCGGCCAGGCGGTGCTGGGCGCGATGAAGGACGGCAAGGACATCTCCGTTGCCGGCGGCACCGTCCGTTTCGACAACAACGGGCGCCCGGACGTCTATGCGGATGCGGGCACGGCGCGTCCGCTCGGCGTGGAACAGTCCAACGTCTCCGTTGCCTTCGGCGATTCCATCATCTTCAAGATCTACCGAAGGCTGCGCGACGGCGTCCAACCCGAGGTCGAGATGGCGCGCTTCCTCACCAATGTCGGCGGGTTCGCCCACATGCCGGCCTATCTCGGCTCGATCGAGCATCAGGCCGACGGCGCGGAACAGACGGTCCTGGCGACGGCCTTCGAGTTCGTGCGCAACCAGGGCGATGCCTGGGACATCCTTTCGGCCGCGCTCCAGCGCGACCTCGAGAATGAGGACATGATCTCGTCGCCCGCCTCGGCGAGCGACGGCGAGGAGGAGCCCTTCTTCTTCCCCCTCAATCTCGGCGGTCTGCTCGGCAGGCGCACCGCCGGACTGCACCGGGCGCTCGCCACCGATACCGACGACGAGGCATTCCGCGTGGAACCCACGTCGAAAACGGATGTCGAAGGCTGGGTCGCGGCCGCGCGTGCCGATCTGGACGAGGCGCTTCAAGCCCTGGAAGGGGCAGATCGCCACGGCGAAGCCGGCGAGATGATCGAAACCGTCCTGTCGCGGAGGAAGCACTTCGAGAAGCGGCTGACCGCCTGCCTGAAGCATGCGCCTGGCGGTGCCCGCTCGCGGGTCCATGGCGATTACCATCTCGGCCAGGTGCTGATCGCGGCGGACGATGTCGTCATCATCGACTTCGAGGGCGAACCGCGCCGAACCATCGAGGAGCGGCGCGCGAAGTCCTCTCCGCTCGTGGACGTCGCCGGCATGCTGCGGTCGATCGACTATCTCGCGGCCGATGTGGTGAGGCTGCGCGGACCTCTCGCGATCCCCGCGGATGAACGGGCTCGGGCGCGGGCGATGCGGTGGCGCAGGGAAACCAGCCTTGCGTTCCTCGACGCCTATCGCGAGGCGATCGCCGGCTGCCCCACCCATGTCGAGGACGAGAGCTTCCAGCGCGACCTGCTCGCCCTGTTCCAGATCCAGAAAGCGGCCTACGAGGTCAGCTACGAACTCGCCAACCGGCCGACCTGGGTCGACATCCCGCTGCGCGGGTTGCTCGATCTCCTCGAAGCCACGGGAGCCGAAGCATGA
- the glgB gene encoding 1,4-alpha-glucan branching protein GlgB, which translates to MANANPSAPSDSDIQAVVGARHGNPFVVLGMHGGDGAPLVVNVFAPEAGEVAVVDRATGAVAAVLERVHSDGFFSSTLDGRTGRFDYRLRLAAGERSWTIDDPYSFGPILGELDEHLMGEGRHAELYKRLGAHPAEVNGIRGAVFCVWAPNARRVSVVGPFNNWDGRRHPMRKRVGIGVWELFIPGLEIGTTYKYEVLGVHGDVLPLKADPVGFAAEQPPATASIVCGLPRHEWGDGGWMSQREVRHATNQPVSIYEVHLGSWRRGAANEVLDYDALADLLIPYVQEMGFTHVEFLPVSEHPFTGSWGYQPIGLFAPTSRFGSPKAFAQMVDRLHQAGIGVIVDWVPAHFPSDQHGLARFDGTALYEHEDPRLGFHQDWNTLIYNFGRTEVSNFLQASALYWLDQFHVDALRVDAVASMLYLDYSRKDGEWIPNRHGGNENLDAIAFLRETNQRILERHPGALTIAEESTAWPGVSRPVADGGLGFDYKWNMGWMHDTLAYMSLDPIHRRHHHHQMTFGMVYAYSEKFVLPISHDEVVHGKGSLLGKMPGDRWQRFANLRAYLSFMWTHPGKKLLFMGCEFGQEREWNHDQSLDWHLLDDPMHAGLKALVRDLNALYRSSAALHDLDCDPQGFEWLGSDDAENSVYSFVRRGRGGEPVVVVCNMTPVPRPGYRVGAPQGGNWLVRLNSDAQQYGGSGSGTTEPVMAGAVSWHGRPHSLELDLPPLAVVVLAPSP; encoded by the coding sequence ATGGCGAATGCCAATCCGTCTGCCCCCTCCGACTCCGACATCCAGGCGGTCGTCGGGGCGCGTCACGGAAATCCCTTCGTCGTCCTGGGCATGCACGGCGGCGACGGCGCGCCCCTTGTCGTGAACGTCTTCGCTCCGGAGGCCGGTGAGGTTGCCGTCGTCGACCGCGCTACGGGCGCCGTGGCGGCTGTGCTCGAGCGTGTCCATTCCGATGGCTTCTTTTCCTCCACGCTCGACGGTCGGACCGGTCGGTTCGACTACCGTTTGCGGCTTGCCGCGGGCGAGCGCAGCTGGACGATCGACGACCCCTATTCCTTCGGCCCCATCCTCGGCGAACTGGATGAGCACCTGATGGGCGAGGGCCGGCACGCCGAACTCTACAAGCGCCTGGGCGCCCACCCGGCGGAGGTGAACGGCATCCGCGGGGCCGTCTTCTGCGTCTGGGCGCCGAACGCCCGTCGTGTCAGCGTGGTGGGTCCCTTCAACAACTGGGACGGCCGCCGCCACCCGATGCGCAAGCGGGTCGGCATTGGCGTCTGGGAGCTCTTCATCCCCGGGCTGGAGATCGGCACCACCTACAAGTACGAGGTGCTCGGCGTGCATGGGGATGTTCTGCCGCTCAAGGCCGATCCGGTCGGTTTTGCCGCGGAACAGCCGCCGGCCACAGCCTCGATCGTCTGCGGCCTGCCCCGCCACGAATGGGGCGATGGCGGCTGGATGAGCCAGCGCGAGGTCCGCCACGCGACCAACCAGCCTGTTTCGATTTACGAGGTCCACCTCGGCAGCTGGCGTCGAGGCGCCGCCAACGAGGTTCTGGACTACGATGCCCTGGCGGATCTTCTGATCCCCTACGTCCAGGAGATGGGCTTCACTCACGTCGAGTTCCTGCCCGTCAGCGAGCATCCGTTCACGGGCTCCTGGGGCTATCAGCCGATCGGACTGTTCGCGCCGACGAGCCGGTTCGGATCCCCGAAGGCCTTCGCGCAGATGGTCGACCGCCTGCACCAGGCCGGCATCGGCGTCATCGTCGACTGGGTGCCTGCGCACTTTCCGTCCGACCAGCATGGGCTCGCCCGTTTCGACGGCACTGCGCTCTATGAACACGAGGATCCGCGCCTCGGCTTCCACCAGGACTGGAACACCCTGATCTACAATTTCGGCCGGACGGAGGTTTCGAACTTTCTTCAGGCCAGCGCGCTCTACTGGCTCGACCAGTTCCACGTCGATGCCCTGCGCGTCGATGCCGTCGCCTCGATGCTCTATCTGGACTACAGCCGCAAGGACGGCGAGTGGATCCCCAATCGCCACGGCGGCAACGAGAACCTCGACGCCATCGCCTTCCTTCGCGAGACCAACCAGCGCATCCTCGAGCGCCACCCCGGTGCGCTGACCATCGCCGAGGAATCGACGGCCTGGCCGGGCGTGAGCAGGCCGGTCGCGGATGGAGGACTGGGCTTCGACTACAAATGGAACATGGGCTGGATGCACGACACGCTCGCCTATATGAGCCTCGATCCGATCCACCGGCGGCACCATCACCACCAGATGACCTTCGGCATGGTCTACGCCTATTCCGAGAAGTTCGTCCTGCCGATCAGCCATGACGAGGTGGTGCACGGCAAGGGCTCGCTTCTGGGCAAGATGCCGGGCGACCGCTGGCAGCGCTTCGCCAATCTCCGCGCCTACCTGTCCTTCATGTGGACCCATCCGGGCAAGAAGCTGCTCTTCATGGGCTGCGAGTTCGGTCAGGAGAGGGAGTGGAACCACGACCAGTCCCTCGACTGGCATCTGCTCGACGATCCCATGCACGCCGGCCTGAAGGCGCTGGTTCGTGACCTGAACGCGCTCTACAGGTCGAGCGCCGCGCTTCACGACCTCGACTGCGATCCGCAGGGGTTCGAATGGCTGGGCTCCGACGACGCCGAAAACAGCGTCTATTCCTTCGTCCGTCGCGGCCGCGGCGGCGAGCCCGTCGTCGTCGTCTGCAACATGACGCCCGTGCCGCGTCCGGGTTACCGGGTCGGTGCTCCGCAAGGGGGGAACTGGTTGGTTCGCCTCAACAGCGACGCGCAGCAATATGGCGGCTCGGGCAGTGGTACCACGGAACCTGTGATGGCCGGCGCCGTTTCTTGGCACGGCAGGCCACATTCGCTGGAGCTCGACCTGCCCCCGCTCGCAGTGGTGGTCCTCGCTCCAAGCCCCTAG
- the glgX gene encoding glycogen debranching protein GlgX, producing MRRNGQIKPGSPFPLGAHWDGSGVNFALFSANATKVELCLFDGTGRREIERVLLPEFTHEVWHGYLPDVRPGQLYGYRVHGPYEPSAGHRFNPNKLLLDPYALELRGEIRWHDAVFGYRIGHPREDLSFDRRDSAFVMPKCVVVDPAVTWGNDMRPGRPWDETIIYEAHVKGMTALNQELPEQYRGTFAGLADPRTIDHLVKLGVTAIELMPTQAFFDDRHLIERGLSNYWGYNTIGFFAPATRFIAPGAGIHDFKLMVRRLHEAGIEVILDVVYNHTAEGNQMGPTLSFRGIDNASYYLLGDDPRYYFDTTGCGNTVNLRNQRVLQMVMDSLRYWVQDCHVDGFRFDLASSLGRDRDSFDQNAVFLDAVRQDPVLSMVKLIAEPWDTGNDGYQLGNFPPMWAEWNDQYRDTTRAFWKGDDGIASDLAGRLLGSAGDFEKRGRRPWASVNFATAHDGFTLMDLVSYNDKHNEANGEENRDGHSHNLSWNCGAEGPTDDPEILDLRDRMRRNLAATVLLSQGTPMILMGDELGRSQGGNNNSYCQDTEMNWLKWGEGIDERDRAFFDFMRKLIALRLDQPLLRQRFFLHGEPRPNGASGVRWLRADGQQMSDEDWLQPHTRAFAMLLFTDARKLLIVFNAHYEDIDFALPEAYPSGWRRLLDTADPDVSGDPVAGPAAARGRTLMLLETRA from the coding sequence ATGCGCCGCAACGGACAGATCAAGCCTGGCTCGCCCTTCCCGCTCGGGGCGCACTGGGACGGCTCGGGCGTCAATTTCGCCCTCTTTTCCGCCAATGCCACCAAGGTGGAACTCTGCCTCTTCGACGGCACCGGTCGCCGCGAGATCGAGCGGGTGCTACTGCCGGAATTCACGCACGAGGTCTGGCACGGATACCTGCCCGACGTGAGGCCCGGTCAGCTCTACGGCTATCGCGTGCACGGACCCTACGAGCCGTCCGCCGGGCATCGGTTCAACCCCAACAAGCTCCTGCTCGACCCTTACGCTCTCGAGCTGCGCGGCGAGATCCGCTGGCATGACGCCGTCTTCGGCTACCGGATCGGTCATCCCCGTGAGGATCTCTCCTTCGATCGCCGCGACTCGGCATTCGTCATGCCGAAATGCGTCGTCGTCGACCCGGCCGTCACCTGGGGCAACGACATGCGCCCCGGCCGCCCATGGGACGAGACGATCATCTATGAGGCACACGTGAAGGGCATGACGGCGCTCAACCAGGAGCTGCCCGAACAGTATCGCGGCACCTTTGCCGGCCTGGCGGATCCGCGCACCATCGATCACCTCGTCAAGCTCGGCGTCACGGCGATCGAACTGATGCCCACGCAGGCCTTCTTCGACGATCGCCATCTCATCGAGCGCGGTCTGTCCAACTACTGGGGCTACAACACCATCGGCTTCTTCGCACCGGCCACCCGGTTCATCGCACCCGGCGCCGGTATCCACGATTTCAAGCTGATGGTTCGCCGCCTGCACGAGGCCGGCATCGAGGTCATCCTCGACGTGGTCTACAATCACACCGCCGAAGGCAACCAGATGGGGCCGACGCTGTCGTTTCGCGGCATCGACAATGCCAGCTACTACCTCCTCGGCGACGATCCGCGCTACTACTTCGATACGACGGGCTGCGGCAACACCGTCAATCTGCGCAATCAGCGCGTGCTGCAGATGGTCATGGATTCGCTGCGCTACTGGGTGCAGGACTGCCATGTCGATGGCTTCCGCTTCGATCTCGCCAGCTCGCTCGGTCGCGACCGCGACAGCTTCGACCAGAACGCCGTCTTCCTCGACGCCGTGCGGCAGGATCCGGTCCTGTCGATGGTCAAGCTGATCGCGGAACCCTGGGATACCGGAAACGACGGCTACCAGCTCGGCAACTTCCCCCCGATGTGGGCAGAGTGGAACGACCAGTATCGCGACACCACGCGCGCCTTCTGGAAGGGCGACGACGGCATCGCCTCCGACCTCGCAGGCAGACTCCTCGGTTCTGCGGGCGACTTCGAGAAGCGTGGGCGCCGTCCGTGGGCGAGCGTCAACTTCGCGACTGCGCATGACGGTTTCACGCTGATGGACCTCGTCAGCTACAACGACAAGCACAACGAGGCCAATGGCGAGGAGAACCGCGACGGCCATTCTCACAACCTGTCGTGGAACTGCGGTGCTGAGGGCCCGACCGACGATCCGGAGATTCTCGATCTTCGAGACCGCATGCGACGCAATCTCGCCGCGACCGTGCTTCTGTCCCAGGGCACCCCGATGATCCTGATGGGCGACGAACTCGGCCGCAGCCAGGGCGGCAACAACAACTCCTACTGCCAGGACACGGAGATGAACTGGCTGAAGTGGGGAGAGGGGATCGACGAACGCGACCGGGCCTTCTTCGATTTCATGCGCAAGCTGATCGCGCTGCGTCTCGACCAGCCCCTCCTGCGCCAGCGCTTTTTCCTGCATGGCGAACCGCGGCCGAACGGCGCGAGCGGCGTTCGCTGGCTGCGCGCCGACGGCCAGCAGATGAGCGACGAGGACTGGCTCCAGCCGCACACGCGCGCCTTCGCCATGCTTCTGTTCACCGATGCCCGGAAGCTGCTGATCGTCTTCAACGCCCATTACGAGGACATCGACTTCGCCCTTCCGGAAGCCTATCCCTCGGGCTGGCGGCGGCTCCTCGACACTGCCGATCCGGATGTATCCGGCGATCCGGTGGCTGGTCCGGCGGCGGCGCGCGGCCGGACGCTGATGCTGCTGGAGACCAGGGCGTGA
- the treZ gene encoding malto-oligosyltrehalose trehalohydrolase, whose protein sequence is MTAARRPDPSSPSWGAKVLGGGRVRFRLWAPGVKALALRLGGSDRPMRRDADGWFELVADDVSPGAEYLFVLPDGRAVPDPASRAQAGDVHGPSLVVDPAAHDWTARDWTGRPWEEAVIYELHVGTFTEEGTFAAAIGKLDHLVALGVTAVEVMPVAQFSGNRGWGYDGVLPYAPHSAYGGPDGLKRFVDAAHQRGLMVLLDVVYNHFGPDGNYISLYAPDFFRPQDHTPWGAAIAFDAEPVRRFFTENALCWLEEYRLDGLRLDAIDHVADDLLAEIGQRVRARFPDRHVHLTTEDNRNVTVLHERGGDGTVTAYTAEWNDDFHSIAHVIATGETDGYFADFKDDPTGKLARALAEGFAYQGEVSPQWERPRGEPSAHLPPTAFVDFLQNHDQVGNRAFGERLPALASPDMLRVLTSVLLLSPHIPLLFMGEEFAEDRPFLFFTDFHGELAKAVTEGRRREFARFAAFGDGTRKIPDPNDPATFAASKLDWTKPGLGSGRLRFDLVRRLLALRREAIVPALASASGNSGIIRAAADGLVAVDWTLGKAQLQMRVNLSNGPRRAPALDVPLLHADPVETVVTLVDAVELPPFAIAVGFA, encoded by the coding sequence GTGACCGCGGCCCGGCGGCCCGATCCGTCCTCGCCTTCGTGGGGTGCAAAGGTCCTCGGCGGCGGCAGGGTGCGGTTCCGTCTCTGGGCGCCGGGTGTGAAGGCCCTAGCTCTCCGGCTCGGCGGCAGCGACCGGCCGATGCGGCGCGATGCCGATGGCTGGTTCGAGCTGGTGGCCGATGACGTGTCGCCGGGCGCGGAGTACCTCTTCGTGTTGCCTGATGGCAGGGCCGTTCCCGATCCGGCCTCGCGCGCACAGGCCGGCGACGTGCACGGGCCGTCGCTCGTCGTCGACCCGGCCGCTCACGACTGGACGGCGCGCGACTGGACCGGCCGTCCCTGGGAAGAGGCCGTCATCTACGAACTGCATGTCGGCACCTTCACCGAAGAGGGCACGTTCGCGGCAGCCATCGGCAAGCTCGACCATCTGGTGGCACTCGGCGTCACGGCCGTGGAAGTCATGCCTGTCGCACAGTTCTCCGGCAATCGCGGCTGGGGGTACGACGGCGTCCTGCCCTATGCTCCCCACAGCGCCTATGGCGGGCCCGATGGTCTGAAGCGTTTCGTCGATGCCGCCCACCAGCGCGGCCTGATGGTGCTCCTCGACGTCGTCTACAACCACTTCGGTCCCGACGGGAACTACATCTCGCTCTATGCGCCCGACTTCTTCCGCCCGCAGGACCATACGCCCTGGGGCGCCGCCATCGCTTTCGATGCCGAGCCCGTCCGGCGCTTCTTCACCGAGAACGCGCTCTGCTGGCTCGAAGAGTACAGGCTGGACGGCCTTCGGCTCGACGCAATCGACCATGTCGCCGATGATCTCCTCGCGGAGATCGGGCAACGGGTGCGGGCGCGATTTCCTGACCGGCATGTCCACTTGACGACGGAGGACAACCGCAACGTCACCGTCCTGCACGAGCGCGGCGGGGACGGCACCGTCACCGCCTACACCGCCGAATGGAACGACGACTTCCACTCCATCGCGCACGTCATCGCCACCGGCGAGACCGACGGTTACTTTGCCGACTTCAAGGATGACCCGACCGGGAAGCTCGCCCGTGCGCTGGCGGAGGGGTTCGCCTATCAGGGCGAAGTCTCGCCGCAATGGGAACGACCGCGCGGAGAACCGAGCGCACATCTGCCCCCGACGGCCTTCGTGGATTTCCTCCAGAACCACGACCAGGTCGGCAATCGCGCGTTCGGCGAGCGGTTGCCTGCCCTTGCCTCTCCCGACATGTTGCGCGTGCTCACCTCTGTGCTGCTGCTGTCTCCGCATATCCCGCTGCTGTTCATGGGCGAGGAATTCGCCGAGGATCGCCCGTTCCTCTTCTTCACCGATTTCCATGGCGAGCTGGCGAAAGCCGTGACGGAGGGGCGGCGGCGGGAATTCGCGCGCTTCGCCGCGTTCGGCGACGGCACCCGGAAGATACCCGATCCGAACGACCCGGCGACCTTTGCGGCCTCCAAACTCGATTGGACGAAGCCTGGCCTCGGCAGCGGGCGGCTGCGGTTCGATCTTGTGAGGCGTCTCCTCGCGCTTCGCCGGGAAGCGATCGTGCCCGCTCTCGCCTCTGCCTCCGGCAACAGCGGAATCATCCGGGCAGCAGCCGATGGTCTCGTGGCCGTCGACTGGACGCTCGGGAAGGCGCAGCTTCAGATGCGGGTCAATCTGTCGAACGGACCGCGCCGTGCGCCGGCACTGGACGTGCCGCTGCTCCATGCCGATCCCGTCGAAACGGTGGTGACGCTCGTCGATGCGGTCGAACTGCCGCCGTTCGCGATCGCCGTGGGGTTCGCCTGA
- a CDS encoding DUF2934 domain-containing protein — translation MNTHRDEQLRQRAYRIWEAEGRPEGREAEHWARAERELADEQPVTAPEDAAAPSRARRKAPAAEPAAGGGTDGTAKRAARSAGKSAAPRKKKV, via the coding sequence ATGAACACGCATCGAGACGAGCAACTGCGACAGCGCGCCTACCGCATCTGGGAAGCCGAAGGGCGGCCCGAAGGCCGGGAGGCGGAGCACTGGGCACGCGCCGAACGTGAACTCGCCGACGAGCAGCCGGTCACCGCACCGGAGGACGCCGCGGCTCCGTCCCGTGCACGCCGCAAGGCGCCGGCGGCGGAGCCTGCCGCCGGCGGTGGTACCGACGGCACTGCGAAACGGGCAGCCCGGAGCGCCGGCAAATCCGCCGCTCCACGCAAGAAGAAAGTTTGA
- a CDS encoding sigma-70 family RNA polymerase sigma factor, translating to MSPDNEIVSLIPALRAFARTFYRDPSDADDLVQETLTKALAKIHQFAEGTSMKSWLFTIMRNTFYTRIRLANREAPGAADDAAARPAIDATQEWSARRHEIAMALSRLSDQQREVLVLIGVLGMSYDEAADICGCAMGTIKSRLNRARLRLLEELGETSSRSTVERAQVHPVASMFSSGKMG from the coding sequence ATGTCACCGGACAACGAGATCGTCAGTCTGATCCCCGCCCTGCGCGCCTTTGCCCGAACCTTCTACCGCGATCCCAGCGATGCGGACGACCTCGTGCAGGAAACGCTCACGAAGGCATTGGCCAAAATTCACCAGTTCGCGGAAGGCACGAGCATGAAGTCGTGGCTGTTCACGATCATGCGCAACACATTCTACACGCGGATCCGACTCGCGAACCGGGAGGCTCCCGGTGCCGCCGACGATGCCGCCGCCAGACCCGCCATCGACGCCACGCAGGAATGGTCGGCGCGGCGACATGAAATCGCGATGGCGCTGTCGCGTCTGTCGGACCAGCAGCGAGAGGTGCTGGTGCTCATCGGCGTGCTCGGCATGAGCTATGACGAGGCAGCCGACATCTGCGGCTGCGCGATGGGTACCATCAAGAGCAGGCTGAACCGCGCGCGCCTGCGCCTTCTCGAAGAGCTCGGGGAAACATCCAGCCGCTCGACGGTGGAGCGCGCACAGGTGCATCCCGTGGCATCCATGTTCTCTTCCGGGAAGATGGGCTGA